One Silene latifolia isolate original U9 population chromosome 4, ASM4854445v1, whole genome shotgun sequence DNA segment encodes these proteins:
- the LOC141651835 gene encoding protein FAR1-RELATED SEQUENCE 5-like, with amino-acid sequence MIVSNSKANVGPSLTHQLCTQQLGGFQNVGATVKQFKNFQREMKCLMNSHDGEMFKSRLDTLAETKGLHFVYEKDSKNALTRIFWTNCDMQRAYALFGDGVSYDPTYGTNKYNMTFTPFTGIDHHKRSITFACALIEHENDESFMWVFDQFLAAMGGKEPNYIITDEDPGIIKAIQGELADEEVEEEGDEDEE; translated from the exons ATGATTGTCAGCAATTCAAAAGCAAATGTTGGTCCTAGCTTAACACACCAACTATGCACTCAACAATTGGGTGGTTTTCAAAATGTCGGGGCAACAGTCAagcaattcaaaaattttcagagGGAAATGAAGTGTCTAATGAACAGTCATGATGGGGAAATGTTCAAATCACGCTTAGACACCCTAGCTGAAACAAAAGGGCTCCACTTTGTTTATGAAAAAGATTCCAAGAATGCATTGACAAGGATTTTCTGGACGAATTGTGACATGCAAAGAGCGTATGCTCTGTTTGGGGATGGAGTTTCATACGACCCAACTTATGGTACAAACAAGTACAACATGACGTTCACGCCTTTCACGGGCATTGACCATCATAAAAGGTCAATCACATTTGCATGTGCGCTTATAGAACATGAAAACGATGAGTCATTCATGTGGGTATTTGACCAGTTTCTGGCAGCTATGGGTGGGAAAGAGCCCAACTACATAATCACTGACGAAGACCCAGGAATAATTAAAGCGATTCAG GGAGAGCTAGCGGACGAAGAAGTAGAAGAGGAAGGGGATGAGGATGAAGAATGA